In Conger conger chromosome 5, fConCon1.1, whole genome shotgun sequence, the DNA window CTCCTGTACAGAGACCTGTCTTCTGATTCTCAACAAAGAATGGGGAGTTGTAGCAGCTTTAGTGGCCTTTTTCATTCCAGGAACAGTCATGACATCACTCTATCTAAAGGTTTTCTATGTTGCCAGAAGCCATGCCAGAAAAATCAATGACAGCTTGGCAGTGACAGGAGCAATAAATAACCACAAGAACCGCTTGTCTGAGCAACGAGAGAGAAAGGCTGCAAAGACACTTGGCTTCGTAATGGGAGTCTTTCTGTTGTGTTGGCTACCATTTTTTATAACCATTGTTATAGATCCTTTCATTAATTTTTCAACTCCTATTAGTGTATTTGATGGTTTTATGTGGCTGGGCTATTTTAATTCTACTTGTAACCCTCTCATTTATGGATTTTTCTATCCATGGTTCCAGAAAGTGTTTAAAATGATTATATCAGGACAGGTTTTTCAGAGTGGTTCTTcttcatttaatatttgttcAGAGAAATAACCTTTAATCACAGAATGGCAATTAAGAGGTTTttgtaagaaaaaaacaacacaacatattaattgaaacaatgaattaataagtaagggataataccctatgaattagtcagttatgaggaaataactgcccAACAGGGTTGTGCTATGTTTACCACCCTGAAGGAAAGtaatttcctcataactgactcattcatagggtattatcccttactTATACCACAGCTAGCATGCCAAAGTGATGTAGCTttggacaatttatttttagtttagaaacacatttattaatTGAAACACAATGGTACGGGAGAAAAAATTGTCCCTATTGCTGAGAATAAATAGCTTACAAAGCCTAAAGTTGTCTGCTGCAACTAAAAGCTAACTGCATCATTGCTGAGAAATGTTCACTTGCTCACCATCAGCAAAAGGAAATATAACGTTACtaactaatgttagcttgcAAAATAATGCCAAGCAATTTATGGAAATACATTGTATTCCAGACTTCAGCACCATGCAACTAAACAAAGTAGGCCATGGCTGGCCCTTCCCATTTTGAACTAAAGCATAGGAAGATcagtattttgttttgcaaaactGTAGCTGTCAAAATCAGCTGCCATGTCTCGTTCATGGAGCCAGTTCCGCAAAATGGCAATGACCCATGtcgttttttcttttgtgtgtctGCCATTTTCTATTTGGTGcctgttctgttgtttgtgCTTCTTTCCACCTTATTTTAGTTTTTCGACTGTCTTGCCATTCTGCTGCGACCCATGCATCACAATTGCCATAATGTCCAAAAATATGACACTATTACGGACTTCATTCTATATGTAGTTTCTAGAGACTATCACTGTACTGGATATATTTTAGCCTCTCTGGGAATTCCGTGTGTAAGTATATTTGTCTGCGCTCGCAGCACTGTCTGTTGTTTTCCAAGTGATCACAGCCAGTAAAAGTCAGAGCATTCTCTCCTCACCCACCCATGTTGtgagttattttattattactgccTATGTTACAAAACTCGGTGACATTATGTTATTCTCCCATGGTTATCTTTGCAATTTCACTCAATGCAACGTAGTctacagtaacatatttttgtcaccagGTAGGCTTGATATCCGGGCTACTTGCATCAATTAGAAATGCATTGTAGTGTATGTTTCTCGCATTGATATCTGTTGGATATTTTAGCtgcaaaaaaacacatacatacctGTTTGTTCTGTTCTCATTAGCAAGGTTATACAAAATGAATCACCGCCCACGTGACacatctcagccaatcagaatgctgtTTTTACCCTAGGTGGtcggttatttttcagtgccgtggtatattatccatccatccatccatccattatcttaacccgcttatcctgaacagggtcacagggggctggagcctatcccagcatacattgggcgaaaggcaggaatacaccctggacaggtcgccagtccatcgcagggcacacacaccattcactcacacactcatacccacgggcaatttagactctccaatcagcctaacctgcatgtctttggactgtgggaggaaaccggagtacccggaggaaacccacgcagacacggggagaacatgcaaactccgcacagagaggccccggccgacggggattcgaacccaggacctccttgctgtgaggcggcagtgctacccactgcaccatccgtgccgcccgccgTGGTATATtagaattatttaattatttgataATATAGAAAGAAATTTCTTTCAGTGTGCATGAATTCACATATAAGATATACACATTTCTGAGAAATATTTACTGTTGCTGGATATTGcaaaacatgaatattaaagatcaaagtgacttttttcatttaaaaaaattgtcgTACATATACATGTACTTTTTGTATCATTCTCCATTTGTGGGTGGTTTAAAAAACTGTCATCTTGGAGAAAAGCAAGATTCTGTGGCAGAGGCAAACTTAAATTGACTGTAAGGTGGCTTAAAATTTTTGAAATGGCCACAAATTATCATTGATGGATGTttccactacacatccaccaaatatctattcaatgtaatgtaaataactctAATAACACACATTCCAAATCAGACATAAAATCTGTAATGAAAACAATTCTGGATTGTAGGGCCGTGGAGGTATGGAGACCACTCCACCTTCTTCCTCAATTCCTCCAAAAATGTACCACCCACAAATAAATTgtattggagaaggagggagactgggagagggatagGGTTGGTAGAAAAAAATAGCAAAATGCAAACTCCAGTCAGGAATCAAACCAAGGATATTGTTGTGAGGTGAAGgtgttatccactgcaccactgtgccacCACACAGCTCATGCTACAAATTTCTAGatacaaatctcatgaaacCATGGGAGGAGAAATAGAATCAGACTAAAAAATGTATTGGCCATTAGGTAAGGGAATTCTTGAGGTCATGAAGGACCCTGACCAATTAGCTCAGAGTCTGGTAATAAATAGCACTGCACAtgccacacatacagtactgtgcagaagtcttaggtaccctagaatttattattcattcattcattcattcattcattatcctattgacaattgactactttttacataaaaaacttgctcaaggctgtctgagatcaggagCAAtaagccaaccaaagtctgcagaagaactgtggcaagttctccaacatgcttggaacaaccgcCCTGCTGAtcgtcttatagaactgcaggacagcgttggctatctcagagaagtgatgcagttttaacagcaaagggtggtcacaaaaaatattgattagattccgtttttaactattctgccaaattactaaaatgtaatgtacaatgtatAGTACcattatttaggacctttcactgaattctttttgaaagaattgTATCTGTCCAGAATGTTAtacagacttttgcacagtactgtatatttcacaaaatattgtCTGTTTCATCACCAGCAGTCATAGACTGCCAGCTGAAAACACATAAAGAGCACTGATAATACACTGTACTACTTCAGAAACATGCTTACAAAAATGCTATCATTAGGATAGGCACTTCAAGCCATTCAATTGATAAAGATGATTGTTCAAGAAATGAAAGTGAATTACGCCACAATttgtaatagaaaaaaataaaataaaaatcacatgtgcttaaagtgcacattgtcagattttcgATTTCAgatttgttgcatatcctttgcatgtcaTGACTTATTGATGCCTGTTCCATCCTACCTACCATCAGAGTTTGGATATCTTATGTTCAGGTTgccctacaagcgatactaaaactcatTGCATTTccatggatctctatgggaaatggggggtgggactagattcagccttaaattatgctgatacagtatggaacacatttgttggctaaatagctttaagtcatcaagggacCAAGgaatcaaatgagcctcaatccacagtgctgctgccagatatgcagtagatacaaaagtgattgtttctcctgacaaatttttctgtttaactcaatgaaaaaaatattcaggagaaacaatttaTGCATCTaatgcatatctggcagcagcacaaaaTGGGGGTTATGTATAAACAAAGTTgatgaaactaaaatgtataaaaaaccTGAAATCCCATTCTTATAATCTGAGCACTTTAACCTGCAGTTTCTGCAgaaacacatggttagaatgttagtattacccaatcctgatctaaagttagtacattagtaagaagacaagggaaattgaaacaattagtaATGAATAATGAACGGAACAttacatgaaacaacataaatcgtgacataagttgatgacatgaataaactacataacgtggcaagacaagactaacaattaaatcataacaactaaacaagaaacgtaacatgacattaaaatgaaatgtaacaagaaataaagcataacaacatggcgagactagactaacataatacgtgacatgacaataacgtaactaagacaatgactaaacatgaaacatgacgtgacaaacatgaaacgtgacaatgtcttttttattacaaatctttTATTACAAATTGTCAAAGACAGGGCCAGGGCCTACACATGAAGCGACTAAAACCCTGTTAACATTGATTGACTGGCATTTGGCGGGTAAAATGGCAAAATTATTTCTCAGACTCACATTTCTGTCTTTATTCCACTAAAATGAGAAGTTAAGCAGTCATGTGCTTCTGTGGATGTGTCACTCAGAAATGCAATGGCAATGATTGAACCATGAGACATGAATGTTTTGGGCCAGTGGGCCAATTTATTGACAGAAATTTTAATGCTGCAACTTTAATTATGGATTCTTTTTACCACATTGTTTTATAATCTGCTGGTATTGAtaatgcaaaaatgcattggaGTCATTCTTTTTTCTAGAATATGTTTTACTAccataaatcacatttttacaataaatataCCATACATATAAACTATATTGTACAATTACAGCTTTCATCTGTAGTTCATAATAGATTtgcaaataatataaaaatgaatgagaacCAAATTGTATTTGCTTCTGACATCATACTTAatccaataaaaacaattacacacagaaaaaaaaaaaactcaacaaaTACACAACCAGAAGAGATAGCTTCCTCAAATTAACATATTACATCACTTTTCCTATACATTATTCATGCAAGTGAGGTGGGTCTCATCTTTGGTTGGTTCGAGGATATAAACAGTCAGAACATAAAATAGATCCATAGCATCAAAGAAATCATACCCATTCTAAATAATTCCAAGATAACTGAAGCATAATAAGTTAACGGAAGAGGCAGACTCATTAGCAAGTTGTTTTCTGGTGGTGGtagtgaaaaaatactttcactACCAGTCACTCCATTTGACAGGTAAGTAGTAAAAATGAGGCAgtgtaaatttttttttttgagggaatgtattttcttatttaaagtTTTGTCTAATACTGAAATAGGTTATATTTGTAAATAATACCAAAACTTCCTTTTGTAATTGATAATGATTCATataatgcaaataatgcaataatgcagGTGCTTATTTCTGCAAGAAGTGAATTTTAATATAATATCTATGATGTACAGGAGGAAGCATTTTAAAGTGTCTCCAGAGATGGGTATTAACTTGACAGGAgattctgcagaaacacagtactgtttcccacacctgaaaGAATCCTGCCCACGAAGTCAAACACAGATCATTATTAAAGTAGCCATGTACATGTTCATGGTGTTCACCATTCTGATGACTGTCTGTGGAAACCTGCTGGTCATCATCTCCATCTCTCATTTCAGACAGCTCCATTCTCCAACAAACCTCCTCGTCCTCTCTTTAGCATGCACTGACTGGTTCTTGGGGTCTTTCATTATGCCCTATAGTATGATCAGATCTGTGGAAAACTGTTGGTATTTTGGAGAAACTACATGCAAAATGCACTCTAGTTTTGACATGATGATGACCATTACATCCATTTTGCATCTCTGTCTAATTTCTGTTGACAGATATTGGGCCATCTGTAAGCCTCTTCAGTACAAAACCTTGGTATCCATGCAAAAGGTGGCCTGCCTCATTGTCATCACATGGATTTTCTCATTTGGATTTGTTTTTGGCGTGGTTCTCTCAAAGGTTCATTCGGTCGGCATGGAGGAGTTCATCATGATGAACTCCTGTGCAGGCACCTGTCTTCTGATTCTCAACAAAGAATGGGGAGTTGTAGCAGCTTTAGTGGCCTTTTTCATTCCAGGAACAGTAATGACATCACTCTATCTTAAGGTTTTCTATGTTGCCAGAAGCCATGCCAGAAAGATCAATGACAGCTTGGCAGTGACGGGAGAAATAAATAACCACAAGAACCGCTTGTCTGAGCAACGAGAGAAAAAGGCTGCAAAGACACTTGGCTTTGTGATGGGAGTCTTTCTGTTGTGTTGGCTACCATTTTTTATCACCATTGTTGTAGATCCTTTCATTAATTTTTCAACTCCGAGTAGTGTATTTGATGGTCTTATGTGGTTGGGGTATGTTAATTCTACTTGTAACCCTCTCATTTATGGATTTTTCTATCCCTGGTTTCAGAAAGTGTTTAAAATGATTATAACGGGGAAGGTTTTTCACAGTGGTTCTTCATCACTAAATATTTATTCATCGAAAATATAAGAAGTAATATTTTAACTgcaatttagatttttattccAAGAAATATGTGACATACTTAAAAAATTTGGTTTGTCAAACAATGAATTGATTCCTAAATGAAATGTCATATGTTCACACATAGATTAACAGAAGCTACAAATCAGAGAAATCTTGACATAAAATAACCATTGGGTGTTAACCATGTGTGGTTTTACTTGATGGGATGAATGAATATGATAATAAAATTGTAGTTAAGTAAATTTTTTCACTGGAGAGTCAAATACGTACATCTGAGCGCTTACTTGCAGAATTGCAATTACGTTCTCACGGGTATACTTTGCATGAGTTTCTAAATCAAATGTCCACTATGGGTGCTAAAGGGAAGCTTTAGACATAAAATTGGATGGGCTTGATGGTGCTCAATGTAGTAATTAGCATCAGTTTCTCTCTTTTGCGATCTGCATTTGAAAACcaatttttttcaataacatATCAAACTGCTTGGTGTAAATACAAGGAACAACATTAGATTGAAAGTAATCTAGCAGGAGGGTCTGGTGGATTTGAGGAAAGCAAATCgtaataaaaattaattaatgttaaagtTAAGTCCAATAACGTAAAGAACAGTACAGTAAGACTCTGCTATAACACAATAAGTTGTATCTAAAAAATCTAATCTTGTAACCTGCAGGGTCACATTTGTGtgtaaatgacaaaataatatttagtttaccttttcaaactctaccttagtaccttttcaaactctaccttagtcctccctcctgatttcccccgcccctcctttctgatatccctatccttatCTAACcccccgcaaaaaaaaaaaaatgatgaaaaaaaacttatgatgacgactatatgtttagaacagcattccatgtgtattttcctagttctggatgtgatgctttgacttgtggtagaacctatgcacttgtaagtcgctttggattaaaagcgtctgccaaatgactaaaatgtaaaatgtaaaatgttgtcaCTCACTTAACCCCTTCGTGCAACCCAGCAACCTTCATCCATTTTTCTGTGTTCTACTTCGAGGCTTTATAACTTTAGAGTTGAGCATCACtggtgtaatgtaaataaaataaaataaaaatacattttgcaaaaaaatacTAAGAATCAGATACACtatgaagcaaaatgtaagcagtgtaccCTGGTGTCCCGTAGTGTCTCCGAATCTatccaaatagattattttatgatttaccGAAATGCATAATTTAACATATGTTACAACAATTTTTTGTAgatagtgctatctacaaacatgaatggagaaaaagcaggaagtaagaaaagcgaGACCGGGAAGGAATCATGGGAAACCAGTAAATTCcaaaaacacccgaatagtgaatcacgcagacagggTAGAGCTAAGAGCTACatagagacacagacatcacaggggtaGACAAATGCAATAACTATAAATGTAAACAGAAAgaatatggaaaaaatattttttttacaagaatACAAAATTAACTTACAGACAGAATCCAGGTTCATAACATTTAGAAGACAATGTTCTGTTACCACCTCCTATAGTGTGGGCAAGGGGCATACATTTAATAGTGAAAGGTGAAAAAATACTCTAAAATTGTGAAAACTATTTACATAAGACACTGGGCTGCATGCTCAGTCCTTCACCCTGTTCATCTCCTCTGAATGTCATGCAACTCTGAAGCAGATGAGGGACATCGTAAGGACAACACCATTGCCACCTCCTCATCTTCCCCCTGCTAATGAACAAACACGGAACAAATTACATTATTCAAAAGCATAACACACCTTGGTATACACACCAACATATGTAATCATGGGCTCTGGTACTTTAATAAAACACCACTTTTGTGTTGTACTTTTCATGTATGTAATATTTTGTTCCGTTATTTTGACCGGggcttgttggtgccagacgggttgatttgagtgtttttgtaactgctgatcttctgggatttttttttttccacacacaatTGCTCTAGACTAGTAGTATTGTGTTcggaaatgaaaaaacaaagtTGTAAAGCTTgtatttgtgcttttattattcaattcattaatattttattttgatttaataaagagtggcaaaattattgtCACTAATAAGataattgaatattataattgttcATCCCATAGAAAAATCTTAACTGGATTACTGCATTCACATGAGGAACTATGGGAGGATTTCCCATTGGCCATGTTCATGCCTAGCACATTGGTTAAGGTGGTTGATTGGGTCCTCAGCATTGTGTCAGCATTGTGTGTCAGCATCtatcaacactgacacacaacaggGAAAATGAATAAAGATATGCTTGATCTGATATATGACGTTTTACTTGTTGCATAGTGTGTGGAAATTGGAGAAAGAGTTTATAAGAGCTAAGCTATTTCTTGCCGGGCCTGGCTCTAGTCTTCCCCAACTCTGACAACCTACAGCTTGCACTATGGAATAAACTTATTTCGTATTTTTCCAGCTCTCTCTTTAAATAGCCTGCAATGATTGATACCATATATGGCATTTAGGGGCGTCAATCTATGCTAATCACAAATGATGTGCACACCCCTTTGGTTCATGATTACTTGGGATTTATCAACAACACctgctaatacaaaaaaaaagggtgTGTATACACGCGTTTGATAAATCCAGCGGAATTTGTTAGTACATATATTCAGAAATCAGgcccattgtatttatttaattatacatttgCCAACAAAGGGTGGTAATTTTAGTTTACTATGTTCACTCACTGACAAATGTTACAATAGCACCACGGTGTCTCAGCCACAACTAGGCCACACGACTGAAATTGGGCTGACAAGTCTAACCCAGGCATGTTGGGCCTCCCACTTTCCCTCTCCGGTACCCCAATCTCTCTCCCCCATTGTCTTGTTAGCTTGAAGGAATGAAGATGTGGAACTTTGGGGatgaaaatatgcagttgaaacATACTAGGCTGAACAGACAACAGGCACTCACAGAAATCAATGTGGGGTCAAAAGTCTTACTCAAAGGCCAAACGCttcatggatcttattgtggctacaccgggacttgattgaccttccgtgtcccagtcatggacctcaaccactaggctacaggtcgcCCCATAGTTTATCAATTAAGGAACATGGAATAAtagatttcattatttttttcatttttgattttatttagtaTGAATCAGCATGTTTGGAATCTATTCACTTTCGTGTATTTTAGAAAACTAAGCCAGAAAACTGGTCTTTCAAAGACaattacctttatttatacCAAATACTTACAGTATACCTCATGTGACCAGTTGTTAAGGAAGCCAAGCTGTCTCACGGGGATATTCCCTATAAATAAAGTAATTCTCCTACAAGAAATACATTTGGTGGTCTAGCAAAGGAAGCTGTATTGGCAATGTACAATTGAACAGACTGATTTTTAATTGGTGCTTTCCTTCATTATACATTGAGTTACTTTGATTTCAGGAGTTTGAGGTGATGATAAGAGCTGGGTGAAAGAAAACAATGGATATTTTGAAACATCAAGAATTGGATCCACCACAATTCTGTTATCCATCAGCTAATGGATCTTGTATTAAACCCAATCAGACTTGGGCAGCTCAAGTTATATTGTATGTATTCTTTGTGACAGGAATTATCGTGACAATTCTTCAATTCTGGATTgtagggctgtggaggtgtggagaccACTCAACCTTCCTCCTCAATTCCTCCAAAAATGTACCCCCCACAAATAAATTgtattggagaaggagggagactgggagagatAGGGTTGGTAGAGGGATTAagaaaaaatggcaaaatgcaaACTCCAGTCAGGAATCAAACCAAGGATATTGTTGTGAGGTGAAGgtgttatccactgcaccactgtgccacCACACAGCTCATGCTACTCATTTCTAtatacaaatctcatgaaacCTTGAGAGGAGAAATAGAATCAGACTAAAAAATGTATTGGCCATTAGGTCAGGGAATTCTTGAGGTCATGAAGGACCCTGACCAATTAGCTCAGAATCTGGGAATAAATAGCACTGCACATGCCACACATAcaatactgtgcagaagtcttaggtacCCTTGAATTTATTATTCTATAaccaaggctgtctgagatcagaagcaagaagccaaccaaagtctgcagaagaactgtggcaagttctccaacaacCGCCCTGCTGATCgttttatagaactgcaggacagcgttggctatctcagagaagtgatgcagttttaacatcaaagggtggtcacaaaaaatattgattagattcagtttttaactattctgccaaattactaaaatgtaatgtacaatgtatCGTACgattatttaggacctttcactgaattatttttgaaagaatcgtatctgtccagaatgttatgcaggtgcctaagacttttgcacagtactgtatatttcacaaaatattgtCTGTTTCATCACCAGCAGTCATAGACTGCCAGCTGAAAACACATAAAGAGCACTGATAATACATTGTACTACTTCAGGAACATGCTTCCAAGAATGCTATCATTAGGATAGGCACTTCAGGCCATTCAATTGATAAAGATGATTGTTCAAGAAATGAAAGTGAATTACTCTACAATttgtaatagaaaaaaataaaataaaaatcacatgtTCTTAAAGTGCACATTGGCAGATTTTCGATTTCAgatttgttgcatatcctttgcatgtcaTGACTTATTGATGCCTGTTCCATCCTACCTACCATCAGAGTTTGGATATCTTATGTTCAGGTTgccctacaagcgatactaaaactcattttatttccatggatctctatgggaattgggggtgggactagattcagccttaaattatgctgatacagtatggaacacatttgttggctaaatagctttaagtcatcaagggatCAAGgaatcaaatgagcctcaatccacagtgctgctgccagatatgcagtagatacaaaagtgattgtttctcctgacaaatttttCTGTttaactcaatggaaaaaatattcaggagaaacaatttatgcatctactgcatatctggcagcagcacaaaaTGGGGGTTATGTATAAACAATGTTgatgaaactaaaatgtataagAAACCTGAAATCCCTTTcttaaaatctgagaatgtgcactttaacctgcagtttctgcagaaacacatggttagaaagttagtattacccaatcctgatctaaagttagtagattagtaagaagacaagggaaattgaaacaattagggacgcgtgagtgacagaaagggagagagagaaaaagcatgaatgcaa includes these proteins:
- the LOC133128271 gene encoding trace amine-associated receptor 4-like encodes the protein MYMFMVFTILMTVCGNLLVIISISHFRQLHSPTNLLILSLACIDCCLGSFIMPYSMIRSVENCWYFGETTCKMHSSLDMMLSIASILHLCLISVDRYWAICKPLQYRGLVSMQKVAYIIAITWIFSFGFGFGVILSKIHLVGMEEFIMMNSCTETCLLILNKEWGVVAALVAFFIPGTVMTSLYLKVFYVARSHARKINDSLAVTGAINNHKNRLSEQRERKAAKTLGFVMGVFLLCWLPFFITIVIDPFINFSTPISVFDGFMWLGYFNSTCNPLIYGFFYPWFQKVFKMIISGQVFQSGSSSFNICSEK
- the LOC133128272 gene encoding trace amine-associated receptor 4-like, whose translation is MYMFMVFTILMTVCGNLLVIISISHFRQLHSPTNLLVLSLACTDWFLGSFIMPYSMIRSVENCWYFGETTCKMHSSFDMMMTITSILHLCLISVDRYWAICKPLQYKTLVSMQKVACLIVITWIFSFGFVFGVVLSKVHSVGMEEFIMMNSCAGTCLLILNKEWGVVAALVAFFIPGTVMTSLYLKVFYVARSHARKINDSLAVTGEINNHKNRLSEQREKKAAKTLGFVMGVFLLCWLPFFITIVVDPFINFSTPSSVFDGLMWLGYVNSTCNPLIYGFFYPWFQKVFKMIITGKVFHSGSSSLNIYSSKI